Proteins encoded within one genomic window of Girardinichthys multiradiatus isolate DD_20200921_A chromosome 21, DD_fGirMul_XY1, whole genome shotgun sequence:
- the plcxd2 gene encoding PI-PLC X domain-containing protein 2 produces MRTRPAGIGKVNADWMGSLPSKLSAMPLKYLAVPGSHDSFTFWVDVHAPVGPDQKAYVKYLATMFSVLAKKVMVKWSMTQNLTFREQLDAGIRYFDLRVSSKPSEPGSEIYFIHGLFGHKVRDGLLEINSFLGRHKKEVVFLDFNHYYAMDAEHHVYLIHMLQQVFGSKLCSNCAVENITLNFLWEKKYQVIVFYHHPSAQGIPVMWPGNKIPAPWANTTEPNKLIQFLETTLKERNKQGSFHVTQAILTPTVNTVAKGLVWGLRDYLVERNLPVIMSWVQTQRPGKDGVNIITSDFVELTDFANIVIKLNNVLLSESECKTKMTHVPCLNKGWKA; encoded by the exons ATGAGGACCAGACCTGCTGGAATCGGAAAAGTTAATGCTGACTGGATGGGTTCGCTTCCCTCCAAACTCAGTGCCATGCCTCTGAAGTACCTCGCCGTACCAG GTTCTCATGACTCCTTCACCTTCTGGGTGGATGTGCATGCCCCAGTGGGCCCTGATCAGAAGGCTTATGTAAAGTACCTGGCCACTATGTTCAGTGTGTTAGCCAAGAAAGTCATGGTGAAGTGGTCAATGACACAG AACCTGACATTTCGGGAGCAATTAGATGCAGGAATCCGTTATTTTGATCTCAGGGTATCTTCTAAACCTAGTGAACCAGGAAGTGAGATCTATTTCATCCATGGTCTCTTTGGACACAAG GTGAGGGATGGCCTGTTAGAAATTAACTCCTTCTTAGGCAGACACAAGAAAGAG GTTGTGTTTTTGGACTTCAACCATTACTATGCAATGGATGCAGAGCACCACGTGTACCTCATCCATATGCTCCAGCAAGTGTTTGGCAGTAAGCTGTGCAGCAACTGTGCAGTGGAGAACATCACCCTGAACTTCCTGTGGGAAAAGAAATACCAG GTCATTGTGTTCTACCATCATCCTTCAGCACAAGGTATCCCAGTCATGTGGCCAGGCAATAAAATCCCTGCTCCTTGGGCAAACACCACAGAGCCCAACAAGCTTATACAG TTCCTGGAAACtacattaaaagaaagaaacaaacaggGATCCTTCCATGTCACCCAGGCCATCCTCACTCCTACGGTCAACACTGTGGCCAAGGGTTTGGTCTGGGGGCTGCGTGATTACCTGGTAGAAAG AAACCTGCCAGTCATAATGTCTTGGGTCCAGACTCAACGGCCAGGGAAGGATGGAGTCAACATCATCACTTCTGACTTTGTGGAGCTCACTGACTTTGCCAACATTGTGATTAAACTCAACAACGTGCTGCTGTCAGAGTCGGAATGCAAAACCAAGATGACACATGTCCCATGTTTGAACAAAGGTTGGAAGGCGTAG